The nucleotide window TAGGGTAGTTCTAGTGCTTGTTCTTTTGGAGGCACCCAACCGGATGGGTACTTAGCCTTGGGTTGGACCTCCGGAATGGTTTCGAACGGTAATAGTCTCTCCACATAAGTCCATTCGGCGGGattttttactatttcatattcatattgtTCGGTTATTCTATGTACTAATGGagaatttttataatttgaataatttcTGGATACTAAAACCTGAAACAAggaaaaaaaacgttattttcatatttagCAAGAAGCATTCATAATCCTATTACATATAACACAATAAGTTATTATAATAGTTGAAACAAGTAAAACTTAGTAAtaaaatgcaacaatatcaataaaacCTAGACGCGGCGTCGCTTGTCATCGCTCATCAATCAACGTCATTCTGAAAATAATGCGACGTGAGCGAGGACGACTTGCGTGCGCCACCGTACACCCATAGTTCTGTCACATGTTGCAGTCAAAGCCACATTACAAGACGACGCGagtgaaaatataattaaaaaattaccaaaagcGTTTCCGGGGCGAGTTTTGTACCAAAATCTGCTGCGTTGTTCAAGATTTGTCCAGTTTTTCCGGTAAAAAGTCGCGCAAATGCGCACTGTGCACGCCACAtcgccgccattttgaatagcGAATAGAGCGAATTGCTACAAGAGCAATAAGAACTATATTATTCGTTTCGAAGGAAACATAATGGCGGACGCCTGCAGACATTTGGGCTTTTCAAAAATCGTTTTCTAAGTTTAAACGCGTGTTTATATTGAACTTTTTCGCATATTATGGTGCATTGTGTGTCTAATTAACCTTTTATTGTGGTTTTTGGACGTTTCGTTGGATAAAATGTGAGTATATTGTGAGGACATTGCAGAGGTGCGCCACGGCTAGGGAAATGATTTGGGGCTTTCGTTCGCTCGACGCACACGCACCGTCAGCTGGTAGGTGGCGTTAGGTGTCATTCGCGACCTAAGGCCACCAAAACATGACTTTTTCATGACTTTCCGGCGCGATTTTCTCCCCAACGAGCAATGTAAACAAGTATTTTAgcttattttaaattgttttaaacaaTTGTTTGTAAACTAGGCCGCGTATTTTACCatgaaattaaatcaatttgAAGAAATAGTGCGCGAACTTGTTGGATGTTCCGATGGCCCAGCTTTTGTTTACGACAATTTCCGAGTCAATTTATTTTACGAAATAAGTTTCTGtggactttatttattttctattatattaaTGAATACAGTTTAGTGgtctattttgtaaataatttcgaAAATCCCGTTATATTCTGATACGAACGATACTTAATTTTATGTGAGAAACGATCAAATTCCAGTTATAACTAAATCACCACGTCGCTAATTTTGATTCCGGGGCGCTACATTGTATTTGTTATTGTGTTTCAGGTTAGAAATGTGTCCAGTAGAGGCGTATTATGGCTCAATGTCGTTCTAACACAAAGTTGAAGGATTCCTTGCGGCTGAGAAGTGGAACTAGCTCTGTGAAGGACGACAGCGGCTGCGACCCGAGCCCTGAGGAGCCCTTTGCTGACAGCACCTTGCCCGAGTCAGACGGAGAGGAACACAAGTCCCGGCCAACCTCGACTATCACTCTCAGGTCTAAATCCAGAGCTGACAGCCAGTCTGTACCTGATGTCGGAAGTACGGGATCGTCTCCCACCACACATTCCAACATGAAAACTAAACAGGCTAAAGATGAGCTGGACAAGAGCATCGATGAGGAAACTACTATAGAACCCAAGACCCGACAGGCCAAGAAGAAGGCCTCTGATATCAGCGAAGAGAACAAAGCCAGCCAAGATGAACCCAAGACATCCAAagaatctaaaaaaaatttaaaacctaAAGCTGTTGTCAAGAAACGACCGCTGGGGATTCGGAAAGCCTTGAGAAGCAAAAAAGTTATCACTACAGCTAAAAGTAAACTCAAGAATGTTATAAAACAGACCGCCACTAGAGGCAGAAAGCCTGTGGTGAAAACTGAACCTGAGGATCCTCAAGACAAGGAGACTGTTCCACTGATACCTGTTGCTGAAATCAAGAAGGAGCCTGTTGACGACACAACTCCTATCTCTAGGTCCTCAAGTCCTAAGACGGCTGGCAGGAAACAGAGACTTACATCAGATAAAATCATGCTCAAGTCAGTTCTTGCAGAATCACCCACAAGCCTCTTGGGGTCTCGGACCAGCCCCTACTCCATGCGCTCCGAGCGCAGCAACAGCCCATCCTtggttgaaaataaaattgttagaaGGGGAAAGCCAAGAAATGTAAAAAGCAAACTTTTAAATGAGGTTGTTATGAAAGAACAGAATAAGCGACGCAGGCTACTTTCTGATTCAAAGACTAGCGACACCACAGATGCCTCCGAAGACTGTAAGAAACTGAAGCGAGGCCGCTCCTGCTCTCGGGAGGGCAGTGAGATCTCCAAATGTTCTGACATCACCGAGTCGGATGTCAGTCTGAGCGAGACACTCACAGATGCTGATGGCAAGGAGCtcaataaaaaattagaaaagcctaagactgaactagatttagattttgaaaataatgtacAGATCTCTATTACAgaaaaagtgccttctctcATTGATCCTAAATTAACAGATCCTGTAACGGAACCTAGCAGTAACACAAATGAAAAAAGCAAGAAAAACACGAGCTTAAAAAGAAGTACTTCATTAGACTCCGACAACAATAATAGTAATAGGCTAAagttagaaaatttgaattcatCAGAAGACAAGAAAGGGAAGACTGATAAAGACACGCTTCTGGACGCCCGTAGTAGTATACTCAGTAGTATGTCGAAGACTTTTAACACTAAGGAGGTAGCGAAGAATTTAAGAAAAGCTAGACGAGGCCGAAAGGTGGCGGCGGCAGCGAGGCCACGCGTTGGCTTCCAGTCGGCCTCGCGACGAGCCTCTGCCGGCCAGGCCGACGACACCGACAAGACCGAGACCCTCGAGACCCTGTCCAAGGAAATCGACGATCTCATCAACAATTTGGACCAAAATATAGACCGCGACCATGAGATGGCCAGCGAAACCGCAGATGAGGTGCAGACCAAATCAGTCTCCAAGTTTTATGGCCTATCTAAGCCACTCGGAGACAACAATAGCATCATCACACCGGAGACACCTGTCAAAGACAAAGAGACTCCTTCCGTAACGACTGACAGCACGCCGTCTAAGACTGATGACAGTGAAAACATAAGACTACATTATGAAGAAGACTCCCTAGAAAAGGCAGTGGATGCTAACAAACCAGAAATCACCTATAAAGTTAGCTCAGTCGCGAGCATAGACAAACTCATGGATAGATTGAAAGTTTTTGAAGAATTTGACAAAAAACGACAGAGGCAGGAGTCTGAAGTTAGATCGACTGACAGCAAAACGGTTATGGTTACTAATGACGTCGTTCTAATTAACAAATCGGGAGCAGACATAAAGCAACTAAAAGACGTGCATACCGTAAGATCCCCCGAAAGACCCATCGAAAAGGAAAATGTACTGAGCTGTTTTGAAAATAACTCTGCCATATCTATAGTTAAAAGAGACCAAGTTAGAAAATCTATTGATATTGACTTACCTAACTCCGTAACGTTGATAAAGAGGAATAGTTTTAGTTCAAGAAAAGAATCTACAAGCTCCAATCATTCAAAGGAATCTGATGCTATCAGCATTTTCGAGAAATCACTGGGCAAAGATGTGACGTTGACTGAAATCAGGAAATCTGTGGATAGATCGGCTCCAGCTACACAGGTGGATTTACACCAGTTTGCTACCCTGCATCCTAACAACCCCACAACTAGTCTTAAGGGGGTTGTTTTAGATACGAGTCAGATATCAATAACGCCTCGTGTGATGGACTCAAGCATTCGTAGATCGAGAGAATCTTTATCTCGAAAAACGTCTGAATCAGTCATAGAGCCTGAAGAGAAGATGGCAGTTTTAGAGAAAATAAAATCGCCTCCTCCACAGATTAAATCACCACCACCGACGCCGATCGCAGTGGCACCGACGCCGATCGCAGTGGCACCGACACCGATCGTAGTGGCACCGACGCCGATCGCAGTGGCACCGACGCCGATCACAGTGGCACCGACGCCGATCGCAGTGGCACCGAAGCCGATCACAGTGACACCGACGCCGATCGCACTGGCACCGTCGCCGATCGCAGTGGCACCGACGCCGATCGCAGTGGCACCCACGGCGATCACAGTGGCATCGACGCCAATCGTTGTGGCACCGACGCCAGTAGCCGTCAAGTCTCCTGAAGAAAAACCTATGGAGACTGAAGCCCTCGCGCCCCCTCTAGAAAACGTCAAAATTGTTCCTGAAGACATATCTCTGGCCACTGAAATCCCGAAAGTTGTTAGCGTTATACCTGAGAAACCTGCAGATATTACTACTACTGAGCAGGCTGAGGCCGCACAACCAGAGCCTGTAAAGCCTGAACCAATGGTTGAGGACATCCTCAATGTCGAAAAAGTAGAAGAGAAAATGAAAATCCCTGAGGAAAGTAAAGAAGAAAAAATGGAAGTTCCTGAAGAAGCTAAGGACACGGGAACTAAAACAGAGACGCCGGTTGAAACTAAACCATCAGAAAGCAAGCTATCTGAATCCGCAGACCTCGCTAAACCAGGCAAGAGTCCGGGTAAAACTAGTAAATCTGCGCGTAATTCGACCGAAAGCCAACCGGGCCCCAGCACCATGCTGCACGAAACGCCTGAAAGCCAAAAACGTAAAGAGAATGTACTTAGAACTCTTGGTTTATTGACTCACAAAGCTGCTAAAGAGGCAAAGATAGAGAAACTTAAAGAAAAACAGCGGATCGCTAATATGAATGTGATGAAGAAGTCTAAACAAGGTTCAGGGGACTACACGGGGACGTTGAAGACGGTCATAAAGTTGAACAGGGGCGGGGCGGATAGAGATAAGAAGAAATACAGGAGTTCGTTGAAGATGACGTTCCAGAAGAGCAAGAACCGTGCTGGCAAGCCTGCGCCGGAGCCGGGAGACGCGGCGGCCGAGGATGACGCCTACTACACCATCGAACGACGAGAGGTGAGCATTGACTTAACACCTCTCTTTTTTATGCCTTTCAGATCAAATCAACCGAAAATGACTAGTTTACTATCAGCAACACCATAACTGAGGCCATTTTGACATCAATTAGAATTGTTCTCCTTGTCTCGAAATGAGTCAGAACTACAATCGACAGTTGTACATCTAGCCAagtcattgtttttattttagctgGCACTATGGGGCTGGTACTGAAGCCTGATAATAGTTGAGAATACAATACCGCCTGCTTTTGTGTGGGATAAATTGAtttgcaacttttttttttactaatttgtGCTTAAACTTTTGACCGACTCAGTCTCCTTTTATCGTCCATAGAaagttgctttttagggttccgtacctaaagggtaaaaacgggaccctattactaagactcggctgtccgtctgtccgtccgtctgtctgtctgtcaccaggctgtatctcatgaaccgtgatgtatttctgttgccgctataacaacaaatactaaaaacagaataatataaatatttaaatggggctcccatacaacaaacgtgatttttttgctgtttttttttcgtaatggtacggaacccttcgtgcgcgtgtccgactcacacttggcccgttttttaGAGACTAATGACCCTCATGCCCGACAGTGATTCGTTTTGTACGTTTCACGCTGTGTCAAGTGTAATTTTTGTCGCGTTGCAGTTATTGGTATTCTTTTTCTcgactatagttcgtttttgtAGCATTAgagaaaaggtaaacaatcttgtcgtgtcattttatttaaaaatattgaaaaacgcttttaaaaaatttgtttaaaaaacttatacttatgaaagcaatgatttataattgtaacatttgctgtgacttattttcactagagattttttaataaatagacaTGTCAAGATcgttaccttctttctaatgctaaaaaaacgaactatagatTAGGCTTTTTACCACAGATTTTTAtacttacggcccggccacgacatcgcgcggcggcggctatAGGTTGGAACGAAAGAGTcaatcgctgtgtctcgctccaacctatggccgccgctcgccgccgccgcgcgatgtcgtggccgagccgttagAGGGATTATTAAAGGTGTATGCACACCGCAGTTAACTTTTGGAGCAACACTACAACACGGTAACTTACCAAGCTacttaaagggcccactgacttatcagtccgccggacgatatgggcctgtttgttagaacaaaaatttgacaggtccaaacaactgacaggtcgatatcgtccggcggactgatagtcagtgggcccttttacTGTTGCACAGTGTTGCTCCACAGGTGCGCCACAAAATTTAAGTGCGGTTTGGATACACCCTATAgtgaaatcatccatagatttaatgctcagtaaaaggggtttagcacacaaaccactgcttgctttgacatttcttttattacattgatatacaggattaattataagattacataaagatcaaatcgaacataagtaacataacctcgcgcacaggcctgccgccaaatctgacagctctctctaaaaactaaaatgaccatagatacaacaatcaaaagtataaagccaggtacatactacatgtaatcagtagtattaggccacatataggatattaactattgtgatgcttacagcAGATACACCTTAAGActcataaagtaacttatattagATTTGTCCAATTAGACACAAAGTGGGAGAACTTAATTTCGGGTACTCGCAAGACAAGTAAGCACGCCACTCTACGATCTATAGTGATAACACTGATAaccaaagaaaattaaaaaaaatctgcggaaataattcgtgtagttttaaaaattggtatagttataccttgtggtgttcCAGATAAACATACGAAATGTCCTCGGGGGTTGGGCTTGTGCTGAGGGTGTTgggggggttgaaggtaccttttttcagatttttgctcgtatCTTGTAcgaaaactacgaaaaaactacgttttcttaaatcgtctatttttAATCTGTTCTGGTGGACGTCCGCCGGTATTAGGAGTAGGTAGCTACAGGCAGTTGTCCCACATGCTTAGATACATCCAACGACTTGTAATGAAaatgataattaaataaattactatatgtataaatatacgATTATTCTTTAGTCATAGTAGGTGCctattatatagtttttttattattattatttattaagaaacaaacagtcttataataCAGATGAGtttataaagtaacatttttctagtaatagacctatagtttcctatatgtaaacgaatattaataaaaacttattactaagtacaaaaGACATGCATATTGtagatatagtccgacaagaaattgtagaaaattattaagaagaagaagatggcaacaatttagtacgattttttttatttagttcaattttattttatttctactatttcATGACGCACCACATGTGTGACGAGATATAAGACGAAATCTTAAATTTAGAATCGGGTATTTTTATCTCAATGAAGAATAAgctaatttcttaaacaatCTCAATGAGCTGCTAAATGTCCACGTAATATTGTGCCTTTTGGTTTGTTAATTTAAACTCCCTGTAGCTCgtaaagtattgatcgtagagtaaaaataaatatgacctaatttgcagataattttatgtagaatacttttgtctgaagtaattataatattacatacatacatacaatatttataatgctattcgtacagatattcgaaatagcaaaaaaggtaccttcaaaccacccccccccccccccccccttacaCCTTCAgcacccccgaggacttttcgTATGTTTATCTGgaacaccacaaggtataactataccaattttcaaaactacacaattttttttcgctgaATATTCgtcaagctcggccgaattgcaccttccgatacaaacgtagttccactcattttaaaacaatgtgttggattgtaatgaaactttgcacatacaatgacatgaggtctgaaattagtttatatagctccaatttataaaacaaacgaaatagagtaaaaacaagttttgtatgaaaaacttaaattcgctgtatttttttaactatggtatctgaagctacataaactaacaacagacatagatataccttatcctcttgtaagtacaaagtttcagagcaatctagctagtcgttttaaaatgagagcgtaactacgtttgtatggagaaccgagcttgccggagacccttaatttgacgtggctaCGATAAGCTTCGTTCCGATTAGGTCCACTCGAGCCGGTCAACGATATGTCGCGCGACAAATGAGGTCACGGCCAGCGCCCTTCTGGTCTACGCCGGGCCCTCTACGGCTCTACGCCGTAGCACTTCAAACTGCAACTTTTTCACTAATGCatgctaattattattttggcaATGAATTTGCGATTTAGTGTAGTAATGTGATTGATAAGTAGATTATAGTGTTCCATATGAAACttacacaatgtaaaaaaaacaggtGTTATACATGTCGAACGACTGAGTCGCGTCTCTATAGtctcccataaagttttaagtcataatgtatagTCCggattttcgttagtcataatttgttttttctcagaaacgcgtcaCTTTTCAGgtttgccataaaacaaacctaacctatctataggattaCCTTACGcaaatcctgaaagttaacggtttcagagttatgactaatggtaatctgacaatcattacattatgactttaataattatgtcaaacaaaggagACCGAGTCACGTGGTTGTTTCTTACATAATTTTAAGACCCATATGGAATAAAGTGTTGTTTTGAAGTATAGCCCCTTAAGGCCCCGTGGGTTCAGATTGGTCGTGCGTGTCCGGGAtcgattaattttttttgtaagttttgacaaaaaaaagtaaacgaTGAGTTTgatctaaaataaaattgcgtacttttagggttctgtactctgtacccaaagggcaaaaacgggaccctattactaagactccgctgtccgtctgtctgtcaccaccggtggcagcatggttccatttttatcacctgtcaatATGCCtgtcgcacttacatacttgttagaacgtgacaggcatggtgataggcgataaaaatgcgaagTGCTCAGCccgcaggctgtatctcatgaaccgtgatagacagttgaaattttcacagatgatgtatttctattgccgctataacaacaaatactaaaaagtacggaagcctcggtgggcgagtccgactcgcacttgttttgtatttatttatttatagtcatAAGCATGAAGATgtaacggacagacagatagttaCTTTCGCGTTTGTAATATTAGTGGGGATGTATAGGTACTATCCACGATTATTATCAGTGAGAAAGAGATTGAGATACTGACTTTGACATATGAATTTCGACGATATATTACAGTTCTCGTTGTCTACAATCTGTGTAACTTTTATTGtaactaatattaatattcgaacttaaactatcgtgagacatatttcaaaatatttagatcaacggtttcactcactattattttttgtcgcTTTTGGTGACATTTTtcagattctttgggaatccttcctcaggcacgagtgtccgcggcggacACTCgctaataataatgttattgataaaattattatttgttcgCAGGCCTTCGCCGGAGCCGCATCAGAGGGTGGGCACAGAAAGTCTTACAGTAATCGCCTTAACCACGGTGTGTGGCTCTTACACTCACCCATGCACACGCTAGACGCAAACACGAGttcataatactttttttttataatagtagTAGCAACTGATACATATGAAAGGcctttaaggcctaattatctACAGCATACAACACTTTCTACGACAGCGAAATAACATTAGTTTAACATTTAAATAGTGACacaatataagaaaaataactGGCGTAAAGTTATATGAAAATCCACGCTACAAgattctatagttggtcaagcaaatcttgtcagtagaaaaagacggcaaatttaaaaaacgtaGGCGCGAAGGGGTATCGTCCaacagaaaatttgaatttcgtgcctttttctactgacaagataaGTGACTACCACAGATAATACATGTATCGTAAAGTATACCTCTTCAATACATCTGTCAGTTATTTAACCGACAGTAGAGTAGAAAAGAATAAGTATGAACAAATTtccttatttttaaatgttgcttGTGCCTAGTGAGGACCTTAAACTAGCAACATTATTAAATAGTTAAATGATTATAGAAAATTCCAGAATGTTTGCGTCTAGTCGTCGTATTTCTCCTACGAAAATACCCAGAAGTTTTTATATAGTTTGTTTGTCAAAGCAGAAACGCTTTCCACATAGATTTtcatacattgacccgcctgttgctatctctattgcactcgCATTATTTTATTGCTGTCAACCTCGCACAGTGACATGTAcaaccggcatcatgggcgTGACAgcgatataattatgcgcgtgcaatagagatagcaacaggcagGTCATCGTACGAAAACCTATACCGAATGCGTCTCTGctttagtttttatttgaaaGGTATCAAATCAAAGAAAAACCTTAAATAACTTCtggatattattttaattacattaactAGCTACCTAATATTTTCTTTTGGTATTTTGAATGGTTAAAAGacttgttttattaacttgGTAAACATAATTGCATGTCACACATTACGTACATCGCTACACATTACGTACATTTGATAACAAAAGCAAGTTCTAGGCATGACTGAACTTTATTGTatactcgtatttataataaacaataacaacaactgACATGTATGAGTCTGTCAGTTATAACATTTTTCATCACATTTTTCACATTATTTAACATTTGTTTGCACATTATACCATGATATCTCTAATCTCTGTTTTGTATTCGATATTCTATAACTACAATTCGATTGCCCCAATTTGTCTGACCAATCTGTCAATTTAGTATAAAATTGGTACAGAAACAGGATGATTGGGTAGTGAATTGGCAAATCGAACTGGCGTTTTAGTATCTTTCATATAAAAACAGAGCTTAAATCCACACAAATCAATTTAAATCCAATtactttgaaaaatatttatactgcTTATAAATGCCTTACTGGAAATAAAACCCTGGTGGTCCTTTTTCAAATTTTGGTCAAAACCAACTTATATTAATTCATCGCCTCAACAGGCGATATGCATGTCCTCATTTTTTTACAACCCTCAACAGTGGAAGCCGAAGCAGCCCCGGAGCCGGAGCCCAAAGAGACCCTCAACCTGGTGATCCCGGAGAAGGCCTCCTCATTCAGCATCCACCCGGGCCGGCTGTGCCAGGACCAGTGTTTCTACTGCGGGGGCAAGTTTGGGCTGTTTGACACACCCTGCCATATCGCCCAGATGAAGAGCACGGAGAGACAGAAGAAGGTTTTGGACAGTAAGTAAACCTGTCATGTAATTTAACCACCTATTAGCTTAATGTACAGTcaacaaaactattagcttagcactccTGCTTACAAATATGTATTATGGGGTGTTAAGCTAATTATTTTGCTGAAtgtacaacaaatactaaaaagtacggaaccctcggtgggcgagtacgactcgcacttatccggtttttttggtgttttaaAACGGAGATTCGACTTTTAGAATCATTCACCAAgcttgtggttcaattttggggTATTTTGATGacctacagacagacagacagtaaaCGATAAttgtcactacatagtataaatgCGCATGCAGGTTGTTTGATGAAAAGTGTATGAACGCGGatatatttgacagttcgttagggttatttaagaataaagtttattctttattaaattagtATGAAAGTTAGGTTAAGATATCTCATTATTTGATAATTTCACAGTTGTTATACTCGGATAGCATTTCATagtattaagtttaaaaaaaaaagtaaacataCAGGAAACTACAGGTCTACATTATAAGAAATTCTAGCTGTCAGCTTAttaacctacatgttttataagactgtttgtttctaaataaaaaaattaaaaaaccagtcgctttccgctgtctgtccgtccgtctgttccTATGTACATatgtttagatctttaaaactacgcaacggattttgatgcggtttttttttttaaatagatagagcgattcaagaggaaggtttatttgtataatttgtaaaagttttgtgtaaattagttgaactacccatgcgaagccggggcgggtcgctagtagtcTTATAAAACAGGTTATTTCCACAGTCTAGAACAAATGTTTATTGCAGACGAGGAGCGCCTGACCATAGACAGCTGCCTGTGCGACGCGTGCTACCGTCACGTCGACCGGCGCGCCAACTGTCCGTCGTACCGCAAGCGGGCCCCTAAGCCCCCGGGACAGCCTCCGCAGCCACAGTAAGTATTAGCTTATTTCGTGCCCCAACTATTTATATACTGTACACAACGTTCCAGTTCGATGCTGTTTGTCTACTGACTTAATAGTCTTTGTTTGATTtctctaaatttaaatttgtaatttagttatttatatttataggtaggcaTACTCCTTACGAATAATGTCGTTGCGATTATGTGGCTCTAGGCcgtctttaatgtaacatacgagcacaaatgttgtatctcactgaactaatttatttttatatatattaatgcaGCCCGGCAgcttgaacatgtcatgctcgcttaaaagtctttgcttacggtggcatcgttgatcgggtcgccactttcccgaatgaaggttgagggagacgatggctgagatacgcgtcatactcgtgaacgggtgctgtttgtggagaccggtctgtttaactttacacgggcttcatgttacgttataaaacttataagtacctatttaactttacttttgagtggcattaacgtgagacacttcattcggttcttgtctctgggttaatttcttgtcttttaattacttattatacaaTTCAaatcttggagaccctttacatctctaaggataatttgatgatgttcttttttattatatatattttatctgacacctagagacttgcatctctaaacaattttagtacttg belongs to Cydia strobilella chromosome 15, ilCydStro3.1, whole genome shotgun sequence and includes:
- the LOC134747621 gene encoding uncharacterized protein LOC134747621 isoform X2 — protein: MAQCRSNTKLKDSLRLRSGTSSVKDDSGCDPSPEEPFADSTLPESDGEEHKSRPTSTITLRSKSRADSQSVPDVGSTGSSPTTHSNMKTKQAKDELDKSIDEETTIEPKTRQAKKKASDISEENKASQDEPKTSKESKKNLKPKAVVKKRPLGIRKALRSKKVITTAKSKLKNVIKQTATRGRKPVVKTEPEDPQDKETVPLIPVAEIKKEPVDDTTPISRSSSPKTAGRKQRLTSDKIMLKSVLAESPTSLLGSRTSPYSMRSERSNSPSLVENKIVRRGKPRNVKSKLLNEVVMKEQNKRRRLLSDSKTSDTTDASEDCKKLKRGRSCSREGSEISKCSDITESDVSLSETLTDADGKELNKKLEKPKTELDLDFENNVQISITEKVPSLIDPKLTDPVTEPSSNTNEKSKKNTSLKRSTSLDSDNNNSNRLKLENLNSSEDKKGKTDKDTLLDARSSILSSMSKTFNTKEVAKNLRKARRGRKVAAAARPRVGFQSASRRASAGQADDTDKTETLETLSKEIDDLINNLDQNIDRDHEMASETADEVQTKSVSKFYGLSKPLGDNNSIITPETPVKDKETPSVTTDSTPSKTDDSENIRLHYEEDSLEKAVDANKPEITYKVSSVASIDKLMDRLKVFEEFDKKRQRQESEVRSTDSKTVMVTNDVVLINKSGADIKQLKDVHTVRSPERPIEKENVLSCFENNSAISIVKRDQVRKSIDIDLPNSVTLIKRNSFSSRKESTSSNHSKESDAISIFEKSLGKDVTLTEIRKSVDRSAPATQVDLHQFATLHPNNPTTSLKGVVLDTSQISITPRVMDSSIRRSRESLSRKTSESVIEPEEKMAVLEKIKSPPPQIKSPPPTPIAVAPTPIAVAPTPIVVAPTPIAVAPTPITVAPTPIAVAPKPITVTPTPIALAPSPIAVAPTPIAVAPTAITVASTPIVVAPTPVAVKSPEEKPMETEALAPPLENVKIVPEDISLATEIPKVVSVIPEKPADITTTEQAEAAQPEPVKPEPMVEDILNVEKVEEKMKIPEESKEEKMEVPEEAKDTGTKTETPVETKPSESKLSESADLAKPGKSPGKTSKSARNSTESQPGPSTMLHETPESQKRKENVLRTLGLLTHKAAKEAKIEKLKEKQRIANMNVMKKSKQGSGDYTGTLKTVIKLNRGGADRDKKKYRSSLKMTFQKSKNRAGKPAPEPGDAAAEDDAYYTIERREAFAGAASEVEAEAAPEPEPKETLNLVIPEKASSFSIHPGRLCQDQCFYCGGKFGLFDTPCHIAQMKSTERQKKVLDNEERLTIDSCLCDACYRHVDRRANCPSYRKRAPKPPGQPPQPQQAEKPLSPSESESEPAPGARCHAAGCGAAAARSIRRKWLIKMRTPVSKLLKLQSDYPGLHTLGLCTVHYALLAPLLACALCRRRLTKHQHVHILQQGHTEVNPLLAAAGIPVELADKPVLCKLCRYYTTLLRRPGDNPAHERQYRRRLLQVYNIEVPPESENEGEDTRLQLDDSARRKKARSKNKRKSSDPDRPDSDSRTPERMDSPEKDKNQPKTQPDEEDIESLISSNKILVPNAKGAEPMQSDGSDPDGFDMDPVLDKQTELQILLQKQNNPAQFMHNQANLTQKQRNILKVHHLSGIQKPGLQQRINDKNARRLHKLGQMIVKQDKKNDDLEIFDPEKSRDVSMKNLSINEECTIESIPNKKPADINTLKNKWQQSESFTQVKKNLSELSKKLTVEKDPKQKSEVKYSNPVKRLETNPSISVRELFPGEEEMNLQCNIEFGNVKGVTPEGWEKCSTTIQYDVETKKLWNDLQRPYGNQSSFLRHLILLEKYFRSGDLVLAHNASANAANYSDSVQSRLRAYDNVVNDAPRRSEPSISLIEFRKKPAVNGKSLLKTNQSMEDKDPKKFMPPPPALPKPKPKEKKSKPLPPELIAINTPNAQGRKAIQNVLHNIQQLVKGVSASDPTEVAASPVPVPVSMSVPVTMSVPVSMPVPVAATTPDKKKEDKPHTPKKQKTTSKPWRPTLMPITPENVARAAREPIQTAVDGRRLPSLVKVMSSGKQYHITLQDYNKMCVMRREKLQQLGHDEKPKKPETETVVTEVQTSAMLGNGGTVVQNITESEKLDLTHGSNAATILKNVGLKNITIAPITPKTATVTSQTFPAPVVTSPSLLVTSTPLKLPQLGPAVSITSETVLPSLPIIASSPMIMPKIPKSLTVIPQSLSVSAHAHAHMPGVMMSAPTPDTRP